Proteins encoded together in one Erinaceus europaeus chromosome 11, mEriEur2.1, whole genome shotgun sequence window:
- the CERS2 gene encoding ceramide synthase 2: MLQTLYDYFWWERLWLPVNLTWADLEDRDGRVYAKASDLYVILPLALLFLIIRYFFELYMATPLAALLNIKEKARLRASPNPTLEHFYLTRGKQPKQMEVELLSQKSGLSSRQVERWFRRRRNQDRPSLLKKFREASWRFTFYLVAFLAGMAVIVDKPWFYDLKKVWEGYPIQSTIPSQYWYYIIELSFYWSLLFSIASDVKRKDFKEQVIHHVATIILISFSWFANYIRAGTLIMALHDSSDYLLESAKMFNYAGWKNTCNAIFVIFAIVFIITRLVILPFWILHCTLVYPLDLYPAFFGYYFFNSMLGVLQLLHIFWAYLILRMAHKFITGKRIEDERSDKEETESSEGEEAGAGAGVKSRPLANGHPVISNSHRKND; the protein is encoded by the exons ATGCTCCAGACTTTGTATGACTACTTCTGGTGGGAACGGCTGTGGCTGCCTGTGAACCTGACTTGGGCCGACCTAGAAGATCGAGATGGGCGTGTCTATGCCAAGGCCTCGGACCTCTACGTCATACTGCCTCTGGCTTTGCTCTTCCTCATCATCCGTTACTTCTTTGAGCT TTACATGGCCACGCCATTGGCTGCCCTGCTGAACATAAAGGAGAAGGCTCGGCTGCGGGCATCTCCCAATCCCACCTTGGAGCATTTCTACTTGACCAGAGGCAAGCAGCCCAAGCAG ATGGAGGTTGAGCTGCTGTCACAAAAGAGTGGACTCTCCAGCCGTCAGGTGGAGCGCTGGTTCCGCCGCCGCCGCAACCAGGACCGGCCCAGTCTGCTCAAGAAGTTCCGAGAAGCCAG CTGGAGATTCACCTTTTACTTGGTGGCCTTCCTGGCTGGCATGGCTGTCATCGTGGAT AAACCCTGGTTCTATGACCTGAAGAAAGTGTGGGAGGGCTATCCCATCCAG agcaccatcCCCTCCCAGTACTGGTACTACATTATTGAACTTTCTTTCTACTGGTCCTTACTCTTCAGCATCGCCTCTGATGTCAAGAGAAAG GACTTCAAGGAGCAAGTCATCCACCACGTGGCCACCATCATCCTCATCAGTTTCTCCTGGTTTGCCAATTACATCCGTGCAGGGACACTCATTATGGCTCTGCATGACTCTTCTGACTACCTGCTAGAG TCAGCCAAAATGTTCAACTATGCCGGATGGAAGAACACCTGTAATGCCATATTTGTTATCTTTGCCATCGTCTTCATCATCACCCGCCTGGTCATCTTGCCCTTCTG GATCCTACACTGTACCTTGGTGTACCCGCTGGACCTCTATCCCGCCTTCTTTGGCTACTACTTCTTTAATTCCATGTTGGGAGTGCTCCAGCTGCTACACATCTTCTGGGCCTACCTCATTTTGCGCATGGCCCACAAGTTCATAACTGGAAAG cgGATAGAAGATGAGCGCAGTGACAAGGAAGAGACGGAGAGCTCAGAGGGGGAGGAGGCCGGAGCTGGGGCAGGGGTGAAGAGTCGGCCCCTTGCCAATGGCCACCCTGTCATCAGTAATAGCCATCGTAAGAATGACTGA